One window of Enterobacter sp. RHBSTW-00175 genomic DNA carries:
- the panE gene encoding 2-dehydropantoate 2-reductase, whose translation MKITVLGCGALGQLWLTALCKHGHEVQGWLRVPQPYCSVNLIDEDGSIFNESLTANDPDFLAQSDLLLVTLKAWQVSDAVKTLAAQLPPTSPILLLHNGMGTIDELKSIPQPLLMATTTHAARRDGNIIVHVASGVTHIGPAREQDGDYSYLADVLQKVLPDVAWHNNIRPQLWRKLAVNCVINPLTALWDCPNGELKNHLQEVTTLCAEVASVIEREGLHTSADDLRYYVEQVIDSTAENISSMLQDVRALRHTEIDYITGYLLKRARAHGIAVPENARLYDLVKRKESEYERVGTGMPRPW comes from the coding sequence ATGAAAATTACAGTGCTTGGATGCGGAGCCCTTGGTCAACTATGGCTGACGGCACTATGCAAACACGGACACGAGGTACAAGGTTGGCTGCGTGTGCCCCAGCCCTACTGTAGTGTAAACCTGATAGATGAAGACGGAAGCATCTTTAACGAATCACTCACTGCAAACGATCCTGATTTCCTGGCGCAAAGCGACCTGTTGCTGGTCACGCTCAAAGCGTGGCAGGTATCGGATGCGGTGAAAACCCTCGCGGCTCAACTGCCCCCGACATCGCCCATCCTGCTGCTGCATAACGGCATGGGAACCATTGATGAGCTGAAAAGCATCCCGCAGCCGCTGCTGATGGCGACAACCACCCATGCCGCACGGCGTGATGGCAATATCATTGTGCATGTCGCCAGCGGCGTCACCCATATTGGCCCGGCTCGCGAACAGGATGGTGACTACAGTTATCTGGCTGACGTTCTGCAAAAGGTGCTGCCAGACGTCGCCTGGCACAACAACATTCGTCCTCAACTGTGGCGCAAACTGGCGGTTAATTGCGTCATCAACCCGCTCACGGCGCTGTGGGATTGCCCTAACGGCGAGCTAAAAAACCATCTGCAAGAGGTCACAACCCTGTGTGCTGAAGTTGCCTCTGTTATCGAACGTGAAGGCTTACACACCTCGGCAGACGATTTACGCTATTATGTCGAGCAGGTTATTGATAGTACGGCAGAAAATATCTCTTCGATGTTGCAGGACGTTCGGGCGTTGCGCCACACCGAGATAGACTACATCACCGGCTATCTGTTAAAACGCGCCCGTGCGCACGGTATTGCCGTACCGGAAAACGCCCGCCTGTATGACCTGGTTAAACGTAAGGAGAGTGAGTATGAGCGCGTCGGCACTGGTATGCCTCGCCCCTGGTAG
- a CDS encoding YajQ family cyclic di-GMP-binding protein, translating to MPSFDIVSEVDIQEVRNGVDNASREVESRFDFRGVEATFELNDANKTIKVLSESDFQVNQLLDILRAKLLKRGIEGASLDVPEEFVHSGKTWFVEAKLKQGIESAVQKKLVKLIKDSKLKVQAQIQGEEIRVTGKSRDDLQSVMALVRGGDLGQPFQFKNFRD from the coding sequence ATGCCATCTTTCGATATTGTTTCCGAAGTTGATATCCAGGAAGTTCGTAACGGCGTAGATAATGCAAGCCGTGAAGTTGAGTCACGTTTTGATTTTCGTGGCGTAGAGGCGACTTTTGAGCTGAACGATGCAAATAAGACTATCAAGGTTCTGAGCGAGTCTGATTTCCAGGTCAATCAGCTGCTTGATATTCTGCGTGCCAAATTGCTGAAACGCGGCATTGAAGGCGCGTCTCTTGATGTGCCAGAAGAGTTCGTACATAGCGGTAAAACCTGGTTTGTTGAAGCCAAACTGAAGCAGGGCATTGAGAGCGCGGTGCAGAAAAAGCTCGTTAAGCTCATCAAAGACAGCAAGCTGAAAGTGCAGGCGCAAATTCAGGGTGAAGAGATCCGTGTTACCGGGAAATCCCGTGACGATCTGCAATCCGTTATGGCGCTGGTTCGCGGCGGCGATCTGGGACAACCGTTCCAGTTTAAAAACTTCCGCGATTAA
- a CDS encoding MFS transporter produces MNDNKMTPGELRATWGLGTVFSLRMLGMFMVLPVLTTYGMALQGASEALIGLAIGIYGLAQAVFQIPFGLLSDRVGRKPLIVGGLLVFVLGSVIAALSHSIWGIILGRALQGSGAIAAAVMALLSDLTREQNRTKAMAFIGVSFGVTFAIAMVLGPIITHKLGLHALFWMIAILATIGIALTLWVVPDSKNHVLNRESGMVKGCFSKVIVEPRLLKLNFGIMCLHILLMSTFVALPGQLAAAGFPASEHWKIYLVTMLISFVSVVPFIIYAEVKRKMKRVFLACVALLLIAEIVLWGSGPHFWELVAGVQLFFLAFNLMEALLPSLISKESPAGYKGTAMGIYSTSQFIGVAIGGSLGGWVGGLFDSQTVFLAGALLAMIWLLVASTMKEPRYVSSLRVEIPADVEISDALKQRLEATDGVNEVMIVPDERSAYVKIDSKVTNRFEVEQALKA; encoded by the coding sequence ATGAACGATAATAAAATGACGCCAGGCGAATTGCGCGCGACCTGGGGTTTAGGGACTGTTTTCTCGCTACGGATGCTTGGCATGTTTATGGTCCTGCCTGTTCTGACCACGTACGGTATGGCATTGCAAGGCGCCAGCGAAGCGCTGATTGGTCTGGCGATTGGTATCTATGGTTTAGCGCAGGCGGTATTCCAGATCCCCTTTGGCCTGCTTTCTGACCGCGTAGGCCGTAAGCCGCTGATTGTCGGCGGGCTACTGGTCTTTGTGCTCGGCAGCGTAATAGCCGCCCTCTCCCACTCTATCTGGGGCATTATTCTTGGCCGCGCGTTGCAAGGTTCCGGGGCGATTGCTGCGGCCGTAATGGCGCTGCTGTCGGATTTAACACGCGAACAAAATCGCACCAAAGCCATGGCGTTTATTGGCGTGAGCTTTGGCGTGACCTTTGCGATTGCGATGGTACTCGGCCCGATCATTACGCATAAACTCGGTCTTCATGCGCTGTTCTGGATGATTGCCATTCTGGCGACCATCGGTATTGCGTTAACGCTGTGGGTCGTGCCGGACAGCAAAAACCACGTGCTGAACCGTGAGTCCGGCATGGTCAAAGGCTGCTTTAGCAAAGTCATTGTCGAGCCGCGCCTGCTGAAGCTGAATTTTGGCATTATGTGCCTGCACATTCTGCTGATGTCGACCTTCGTTGCCCTTCCGGGCCAGCTGGCGGCAGCGGGTTTCCCGGCGTCTGAGCACTGGAAAATTTATCTGGTGACCATGCTGATTTCGTTCGTCTCCGTCGTGCCATTTATCATCTACGCCGAAGTGAAGCGCAAGATGAAACGCGTGTTTCTCGCCTGCGTTGCACTACTGCTGATTGCGGAGATCGTGCTGTGGGGTTCCGGCCCGCACTTCTGGGAACTGGTGGCGGGCGTTCAGCTCTTCTTCCTGGCATTTAACCTGATGGAAGCCCTTCTGCCCTCGCTTATCAGCAAAGAATCACCAGCGGGATATAAAGGCACGGCAATGGGCATTTACTCCACCAGCCAGTTTATCGGCGTCGCTATCGGTGGCTCGCTCGGCGGCTGGGTGGGTGGCCTGTTTGATTCGCAAACCGTATTCCTGGCAGGCGCGCTGCTGGCAATGATCTGGCTGCTGGTCGCCAGTACCATGAAAGAGCCGCGCTATGTCAGTAGCCTGCGCGTAGAAATCCCGGCTGACGTTGAAATTAGTGATGCGCTGAAGCAGCGCCTGGAAGCTACAGACGGCGTGAACGAAGTGATGATTGTGCCGGATGAACGCAGTGCGTATGTCAAAATTGACAGCAAAGTGACCAACCGCTTTGAAGTAGAGCAGGCGCTGAAAGCCTGA
- the cyoE gene encoding heme o synthase, which yields MFKQYLQVTKPGIIFGNLISVIGGFLLASKGSIDYTLFISTLVGVSLVVASGCVFNNYIDMDIDKKMERTKNRVLVKGLIAPSVSLVYATLLGIAGFMLLWFGANPLACWLGVMGFVVYVGVYSLYMKRHSVYGTLIGSLSGAAPPVIGYCAVTNEFDSGALILLAIFSLWQMPHSYAIAIFRFKDYQAANIPVLPVVKGISVAKNHITLYIIAFAVATLMLSLGGYAGYKYLVVAAAVSVWWLGMALRGYKVEDDKVWARKLFVFSIVAITSLSVMMSVDFMVPDSHNLLTYVW from the coding sequence ATGTTTAAGCAATACCTGCAAGTAACGAAACCAGGCATCATCTTTGGCAACCTGATCTCCGTGATCGGAGGGTTCCTGCTGGCCTCTAAAGGCAGCATTGATTACACCCTCTTTATTTCCACGCTGGTCGGTGTGTCACTGGTTGTTGCGTCCGGTTGTGTATTTAACAACTACATCGACATGGATATCGACAAGAAGATGGAAAGGACTAAAAATCGGGTGCTGGTTAAAGGCCTGATAGCCCCTTCCGTCTCGCTGGTGTACGCCACCTTGCTGGGTATTGCTGGCTTTATGCTGCTGTGGTTTGGTGCTAATCCTCTGGCCTGCTGGCTGGGGGTGATGGGGTTCGTGGTTTATGTGGGCGTTTACAGCCTGTATATGAAACGTCACTCCGTCTACGGTACGCTGATTGGTTCTCTCTCCGGCGCTGCGCCGCCGGTGATTGGCTACTGTGCCGTCACGAACGAGTTCGACAGCGGTGCGCTTATCCTGCTGGCTATCTTTAGCCTGTGGCAGATGCCGCACTCCTACGCCATTGCGATTTTCCGCTTCAAGGATTATCAGGCAGCGAACATCCCGGTATTGCCGGTCGTGAAAGGTATCTCGGTTGCTAAAAACCATATCACGTTGTACATCATTGCCTTTGCAGTGGCGACACTGATGCTCTCTCTGGGCGGTTACGCTGGATACAAATATCTGGTGGTGGCAGCCGCAGTAAGCGTCTGGTGGCTCGGTATGGCCCTGCGTGGTTACAAAGTGGAAGATGACAAAGTCTGGGCACGCAAACTGTTTGTGTTCTCAATCGTTGCTATCACCTCGTTGTCCGTAATGATGTCTGTAGACTTTATGGTCCCAGATTCGCACAACCTGCTGACTTACGTCTGGTAA
- a CDS encoding cytochrome o ubiquinol oxidase subunit IV has translation MSHSTDHGASHGSVKTYMTGFILSIILTVIPFWMVMSGTASHAAILGTVLVTAVVQILVHLVCFLHMNTKSDEGWNMTAFVFTVIIIAILVVGSIWIMWNLNYNMMVH, from the coding sequence ATGAGTCATTCAACTGATCATGGCGCTTCCCACGGTAGCGTAAAAACCTACATGACAGGGTTTATCCTGTCGATCATCCTGACGGTTATCCCGTTCTGGATGGTGATGAGCGGTACTGCTTCTCACGCGGCGATTCTGGGCACTGTCCTGGTCACTGCAGTGGTGCAGATTCTGGTGCATCTGGTTTGCTTCCTGCACATGAACACCAAGTCCGATGAAGGCTGGAATATGACTGCCTTTGTCTTTACCGTGATTATCATCGCTATCCTGGTAGTCGGTTCCATCTGGATTATGTGGAACCTCAACTACAACATGATGGTTCACTAA
- a CDS encoding cytochrome o ubiquinol oxidase subunit III, whose product MATDTLAHSTAHAHDHAHHDTGPTKVFGFWIYLMSDCILFCCLFATYAVLVNGTAGGPTGKDIFELPFVLVETALLLFSSITYGMAAIAMYKNNKSQVVSWLALTWLFGAGFIGMELYEFHHLIAEGMGPDRSGFLSAFFALVGTHGLHVTSGLIWMAVLMFQVSRRGLTSTNRTRIMCLSLFWHFLDVVWICVFSVVYLMGAM is encoded by the coding sequence ATGGCAACTGATACTTTGGCACACTCAACTGCCCACGCGCATGACCATGCGCACCACGATACAGGGCCGACGAAAGTATTCGGTTTCTGGATCTACCTGATGAGCGACTGCATTCTGTTCTGCTGTCTGTTCGCGACGTATGCCGTTCTGGTGAACGGCACTGCTGGCGGCCCGACCGGTAAGGACATTTTTGAACTGCCGTTCGTTCTGGTAGAAACCGCACTGCTGTTATTCAGCTCCATCACCTACGGCATGGCGGCTATCGCCATGTACAAAAACAACAAGAGCCAGGTTGTCTCCTGGCTGGCGTTGACCTGGTTGTTTGGTGCTGGATTTATCGGGATGGAACTCTATGAATTCCATCACCTGATTGCTGAAGGTATGGGCCCGGATCGTAGTGGCTTCCTGTCTGCGTTCTTCGCGCTGGTAGGTACTCACGGTCTGCACGTTACCTCTGGTCTGATCTGGATGGCGGTACTGATGTTCCAGGTATCCCGTCGCGGCCTGACCAGCACTAACCGTACGCGTATCATGTGCCTGAGCCTGTTCTGGCACTTCCTGGACGTTGTGTGGATCTGTGTGTTCTCTGTTGTTTATCTGATGGGGGCGATGTAA
- the cyoB gene encoding cytochrome o ubiquinol oxidase subunit I, with product MFGKLTLDAVPYHEPIIVVTVAAIIIGGAALLALITYFGKWSYLWNEWLTSVDHKKLGIMYCVVGIVMLIRGFADAIMMRSQQVLASAGEAGFLPPHHYDQIFTAHGVIMIFFVAMPLVIGLMNVVVPLQIGARDVAFPFLNNLSFWFTVVGVILVNLSLGVGEFAQTGWLAYPPLSGIEYSPGVGVDYWIWALQLSGIGTTLTGINFFVTIIKMRAPGMTMFKMPVFTWASLCANILIIASFPILTVTIALLTLDRYLGTHFFTNDMGGNMMMYINLIWAWGHPEVYILVLPVFGVFSEIAATFSRKRLFGYTSLVWATVCITVLSFIVWLHHFFTMGAGANVNAFFGITTMIIAIPTGVKIFNWLFTMYQGRIVFHSAMLWTIGFIVTFSVGGMTGVLLAVPGADFVLHNSLFLIAHFHNVIIGGVVFGCFAGVTYWWPKAFGFTLNEKWGIRAFWFWIIGFFVAFMPLYVLGFMGMTRRLSQQIDPQFHPMLVVAACGAVLIACGIACQLIQYYVSIRDREQNRDLTGDPWGGRTLEWATSSPPPFYNFAIVPQIHERDAFWEMKEKGEAYKQPAHYEEIHMPKNSGAGIVIAAFATVFGFAMIWHIWWLAIVGFGGIVISWIVKSFDEDVDYYVPVREVEKLENQHFDEISKAGLKNGN from the coding sequence ATGTTCGGAAAATTGACACTGGATGCAGTGCCCTACCATGAACCCATTATCGTGGTTACGGTGGCTGCAATTATCATCGGTGGTGCGGCCTTACTGGCCTTAATCACTTACTTCGGTAAGTGGAGCTACCTGTGGAACGAGTGGCTGACTTCGGTTGACCACAAAAAACTCGGTATCATGTACTGCGTCGTCGGTATCGTCATGTTAATTCGTGGCTTTGCGGATGCTATCATGATGCGTAGCCAGCAGGTGCTTGCCTCTGCGGGCGAAGCGGGCTTCCTGCCGCCGCACCACTACGATCAGATCTTTACCGCTCACGGCGTTATCATGATCTTCTTCGTGGCGATGCCGCTGGTTATCGGTCTGATGAACGTGGTTGTGCCGCTGCAAATCGGCGCGCGCGACGTTGCGTTCCCGTTCCTGAACAACCTGAGCTTCTGGTTCACGGTTGTCGGTGTAATCCTGGTTAACCTGTCACTGGGTGTGGGCGAATTCGCACAGACCGGCTGGCTGGCGTACCCGCCGCTTTCAGGAATTGAATACAGTCCTGGCGTAGGTGTCGACTACTGGATTTGGGCGCTTCAGCTCTCCGGTATCGGTACAACCCTGACCGGTATTAACTTCTTCGTGACCATTATCAAGATGCGTGCCCCTGGCATGACCATGTTCAAGATGCCAGTGTTTACCTGGGCATCTCTGTGCGCCAACATCCTGATTATTGCTTCATTCCCGATTCTGACTGTCACCATCGCGCTGCTGACCCTGGACCGCTACCTGGGCACCCATTTCTTCACGAATGATATGGGTGGCAACATGATGATGTACATCAACCTGATTTGGGCCTGGGGTCACCCGGAAGTGTACATCCTGGTTCTGCCTGTGTTCGGTGTGTTCTCCGAAATCGCAGCAACCTTCTCGCGTAAGCGCCTGTTTGGTTACACCTCTCTGGTGTGGGCAACTGTGTGTATTACCGTTCTGTCGTTCATCGTTTGGCTGCACCACTTCTTCACCATGGGTGCGGGCGCGAACGTAAACGCCTTCTTCGGTATTACCACCATGATTATCGCAATCCCTACCGGGGTTAAGATCTTCAACTGGCTGTTCACCATGTATCAGGGTCGCATCGTGTTCCACTCAGCAATGCTGTGGACCATCGGCTTCATCGTGACCTTCTCCGTGGGTGGTATGACCGGCGTACTGCTGGCTGTACCGGGTGCTGACTTCGTTCTGCACAACAGTCTGTTCCTGATTGCGCACTTCCATAACGTTATTATCGGTGGTGTGGTCTTCGGATGCTTCGCTGGCGTAACTTACTGGTGGCCAAAAGCGTTCGGCTTCACGCTGAACGAAAAATGGGGTATTCGCGCGTTCTGGTTCTGGATCATCGGCTTCTTCGTTGCGTTTATGCCGCTGTATGTGCTGGGCTTCATGGGTATGACCCGTCGTCTGAGCCAGCAGATTGATCCACAGTTCCACCCAATGCTGGTTGTTGCAGCATGTGGTGCGGTGCTGATTGCCTGCGGTATCGCATGCCAGCTGATTCAGTACTACGTGTCTATTCGCGACCGCGAACAGAACCGTGACCTGACCGGTGACCCATGGGGCGGCCGTACGCTGGAGTGGGCGACCTCTTCTCCACCTCCGTTCTATAACTTCGCCATTGTGCCGCAGATCCATGAACGCGACGCATTCTGGGAAATGAAAGAAAAAGGTGAAGCGTACAAGCAACCTGCTCATTACGAAGAGATCCACATGCCGAAAAACAGCGGCGCGGGCATTGTTATTGCCGCCTTCGCAACGGTATTTGGTTTCGCAATGATCTGGCACATCTGGTGGTTGGCGATTGTTGGCTTTGGCGGCATCGTGATCAGCTGGATTGTGAAGAGCTTTGACGAGGACGTGGACTACTACGTACCAGTCCGTGAAGTCGAAAAACTGGAAAACCAGCATTTCGATGAGATTTCTAAAGCGGGGCTGAAAAATGGCAACTGA